In Fluviispira sanaruensis, a genomic segment contains:
- a CDS encoding DUF5329 family protein, producing MIDHNQFKFLSFLVGFIFIFTHIFSISEEKKSIISLSDEKIITKLIATIADSNLKFIRNGSSYSAKEAASHLQLKLEITSKKKFNGKITVCEFINNVATKSIFSGLPYQIEVESGKKILLHVWLIENLKKQDAALAERCNKNSGD from the coding sequence ATGATAGATCACAATCAATTTAAATTTTTATCTTTTTTAGTAGGATTTATATTTATTTTTACACATATTTTTTCTATTAGCGAAGAAAAAAAATCAATAATTTCACTTTCCGATGAAAAAATAATTACAAAATTAATAGCAACGATTGCTGATTCTAATTTGAAATTTATAAGGAATGGTTCAAGTTATAGTGCTAAAGAAGCGGCGAGTCATTTACAATTGAAATTAGAGATTACAAGCAAAAAGAAATTTAATGGTAAAATAACGGTTTGTGAATTTATAAATAATGTTGCAACAAAATCTATTTTCTCTGGATTACCATATCAAATTGAAGTTGAATCTGGTAAAAAAATACTTCTTCATGTTTGGTTAATAGAAAATCTTAAAAAACAAGATGCTGCTCTGGCTGAACGATGCAATAAAAATTCTGGTGACTAG
- a CDS encoding Tn3 family transposase codes for MLDKKMQKHSMSLLNILISGNNLLNLTKFFGPNSGHEAKIKDDEIRYILTIFAYGTGLGPTQTAKAVPEVNRRKISFLNLRHTSVDKIDNCIRNVINIYNKFDLPKLWGNGSRAAADGTHWDMYDNNLLSEYHIRYGQFGGIGYYHVSDTYIALFSHFISCGMREGIFILDGLSKNKSDIQPDTIHGDSHAQMLTGFGLSYLLGIKLMPRIKNWKDLNFYRPSSEKIFKHLDSLFTKEKIDWDLIEKYLYDMIRVAQSIKAGKINPSTILKRLSTSSRKNKLYYAFRELGRVVRTTYLLNYLSDQDLRRIVQSSTNKCESFNKFVKWIYFGEDMITKNDREEQLRVIKYNHLIAVVLTFYNVYAITKSVKELTSEGIKVDPGLISKINPYRTGHVNRFGVYEIQDRKLDDIDFELKV; via the coding sequence ATGCTTGATAAAAAGATGCAAAAACATTCTATGTCTTTGTTAAATATTTTAATTTCTGGAAATAATTTATTGAATTTAACAAAGTTCTTCGGGCCAAATAGTGGACACGAAGCAAAAATTAAAGATGATGAAATACGTTATATTCTAACAATTTTTGCTTATGGAACGGGTCTTGGTCCAACTCAAACAGCAAAAGCTGTTCCTGAAGTAAATAGAAGAAAAATTTCATTTTTAAATTTAAGACATACTTCTGTTGATAAAATTGATAATTGTATTAGAAATGTTATAAATATTTACAATAAATTTGATTTACCTAAACTCTGGGGAAATGGCTCAAGAGCTGCTGCTGATGGGACTCATTGGGACATGTATGATAATAATTTACTCTCTGAATATCATATAAGATATGGTCAGTTTGGAGGAATTGGATATTATCATGTTAGTGATACCTATATTGCATTATTTTCTCATTTTATATCTTGCGGTATGAGAGAAGGTATATTTATTTTAGATGGACTTTCTAAAAATAAATCAGATATCCAGCCTGATACAATCCACGGAGATTCTCACGCTCAAATGCTCACAGGATTTGGTTTATCCTATCTTCTAGGTATAAAATTAATGCCAAGAATAAAAAATTGGAAAGATTTAAATTTTTACAGACCATCTTCAGAAAAGATTTTTAAACATTTAGATTCTTTGTTTACAAAAGAAAAAATTGATTGGGATTTAATTGAAAAATATTTATATGATATGATCAGAGTTGCTCAATCAATTAAGGCTGGAAAAATTAATCCATCAACAATATTGAAAAGATTAAGCACTAGTTCTAGGAAAAATAAATTGTATTATGCCTTTAGAGAATTAGGTAGAGTTGTACGAACTACTTATCTTCTCAATTATTTATCCGATCAAGATCTTAGAAGAATAGTCCAATCGTCAACTAATAAGTGTGAATCATTTAATAAATTTGTAAAATGGATTTACTTTGGTGAAGATATGATTACTAAGAACGACAGAGAAGAACAATTGAGAGTTATAAAATATAATCATTTAATAGCTGTTGTACTTACATTTTATAATGTATATGCAATAACAAAATCAGTTAAGGAACTTACTTCGGAAGGTATCAAAGTAGATCCTGGCCTTATTTCAAAAATTAATCCGTATCGAACTGGACACGTAAACAGATTTGGAGTCTATGAAATCCAGGATCGAAAATTAGATGATATTGACTTTGAACTGAAAGTTTAA
- a CDS encoding C1 family peptidase, protein MKYRKIYIQILMILSTILLIQNNLYAEETSVYCADESSAWHWLDNGKEKANGTWVLKNEYPFYKYYVFKLDKSEQYQILKEKCIKQFGDSFIYPQAANHRFSAWISFADRQNKPFPGHITHNFCYNCWAMFVNPLSEVLHEIDAREVSYFDTKNGAVDLGMANVPVLNQGYHGTCPTFATTAAINAKLDSIIDPSLKTDKDCADYIDQQCILALTSGFATKYGICSSWEGESLLNPSTSALRLFKLHGFIKKGDCFGAAYPEPSQVLSVNEYRSKSIKDYSDKIDYETYYLPSLEELKKAINDGNRVILDTALSKNNTNGFDIPEFWSYGGLWACKQPGSEENNCENIVGYHAVVVFGYDDKQKLLKIRNSWGNYSGHNGDYYMTYRYFYTMAVRFTIIK, encoded by the coding sequence ATGAAATATAGAAAAATATATATTCAAATTTTAATGATATTATCAACAATCTTACTTATTCAAAATAATCTTTATGCTGAAGAAACAAGTGTTTACTGTGCGGATGAGTCTTCTGCTTGGCATTGGCTTGATAATGGAAAAGAAAAAGCTAATGGCACTTGGGTACTGAAAAATGAATACCCTTTTTATAAATATTATGTTTTTAAATTAGACAAATCTGAGCAGTATCAAATTCTAAAAGAAAAATGCATAAAACAATTTGGCGACTCTTTTATATATCCACAAGCCGCTAATCACAGATTTTCAGCATGGATATCTTTTGCTGACAGACAAAATAAACCCTTTCCTGGACATATAACACATAATTTTTGTTATAATTGTTGGGCTATGTTTGTAAACCCTTTAAGTGAAGTGCTTCATGAAATAGATGCTAGAGAAGTATCTTATTTTGATACAAAAAATGGAGCTGTAGATTTAGGAATGGCAAACGTGCCTGTATTAAATCAAGGGTACCATGGTACCTGTCCAACTTTTGCGACTACGGCAGCTATTAATGCGAAATTAGATTCAATTATTGATCCATCTTTGAAAACAGACAAAGATTGTGCCGATTATATTGACCAACAGTGTATCTTAGCTCTTACTAGTGGATTTGCTACTAAATATGGGATTTGTTCTTCATGGGAAGGGGAAAGTTTACTTAATCCGAGTACCAGTGCATTAAGGCTATTTAAATTGCATGGATTTATAAAAAAAGGGGATTGTTTTGGAGCAGCCTACCCGGAACCAAGCCAAGTTTTATCAGTAAATGAGTATAGATCTAAAAGTATAAAGGATTATTCCGATAAAATTGACTATGAAACATATTATCTACCATCTTTGGAAGAATTAAAAAAAGCAATTAATGATGGAAATAGAGTTATACTTGATACTGCGCTTTCCAAAAATAATACCAATGGTTTTGATATTCCTGAATTTTGGAGTTATGGAGGTTTATGGGCTTGCAAACAACCAGGTTCAGAAGAAAATAATTGCGAAAATATAGTTGGTTATCATGCAGTCGTTGTTTTTGGTTATGATGATAAACAAAAATTACTAAAAATACGTAATTCTTGGGGTAATTACAGTGGTCATAACGGTGATTATTATATGACTTATCGATATTTTTATACAATGGCAGTAAGATTTACTATAATTAAATAA
- a CDS encoding substrate-binding periplasmic protein, producing the protein MSKIYLIFICLFVYSLNIYAANIKDIIIYTDEDVPYVTVDEKGFINGGITTTVIFKVLKKLNLPEKTIVKAPWSRAYNDATTIPNTIIYPIVKTKERMEKLDFLFKIIDSTVYFYKLGSRSDIKVTKFDDAKKYKICVQRNDYRADFLASNGFKSIETATSSTLNVKKFVEGRCDLIVSTEIGIQSKLKAINFEYKKIKKILPLKELDSALYAAINKETDVKIKDQIKKAAASVVSARPK; encoded by the coding sequence ATGTCAAAAATTTATTTGATCTTTATTTGTTTATTTGTTTATTCATTAAATATATATGCTGCAAATATAAAAGATATCATAATTTACACTGATGAAGATGTTCCCTATGTCACAGTCGATGAAAAAGGTTTCATAAATGGGGGCATAACAACAACAGTTATATTTAAGGTTTTAAAAAAGCTTAACCTTCCAGAAAAAACAATTGTAAAAGCGCCTTGGTCTAGAGCATATAACGATGCAACGACAATACCGAACACTATTATCTATCCTATTGTAAAGACAAAGGAAAGAATGGAAAAATTAGATTTTTTATTTAAAATAATAGATTCAACGGTTTATTTTTATAAATTGGGATCTCGAAGCGATATTAAAGTTACAAAATTTGATGATGCAAAAAAATATAAAATTTGTGTTCAGAGAAATGATTATAGAGCTGATTTTTTAGCGTCAAACGGTTTTAAATCGATTGAGACTGCAACAAGCTCAACTCTAAATGTAAAAAAATTTGTAGAAGGACGCTGCGATTTAATCGTTTCGACAGAAATAGGAATACAAAGTAAATTGAAAGCAATTAACTTTGAGTATAAAAAAATTAAAAAAATCTTGCCATTAAAAGAGTTAGATAGCGCTCTGTATGCCGCAATAAATAAAGAAACAGATGTAAAAATTAAGGATCAAATAAAAAAAGCAGCTGCTTCTGTGGTTTCAGCTCGACCTAAATGA
- a CDS encoding MBL fold metallo-hydrolase — MYNFSYKTLSLILKCILYLISSNYLFLGCSSSTEYSISDHYDGSRFLNPSDRTEHGLWDVVKMLTTSSFEDWPESVSNSPSPNMNHALKVNEIAITFINHATVLIQVQGYNILTDPIWSKRASPYSWIGPKRHREPGIAIESLPKIDYVLISHNHYDHMDIETLKKLNEIFAPHFVVPLGNKKFLLDNDILNVSELDWWETDKFNPNIQLSLAPAHHASARGLFDRNKTLWGSFLISINKQKIYFAGDTAYSSHFAAIRKRFGAPDIALLPIGAYEPRWFMKLVHMNPTEAVKAHLDLGAKQSIGIHFGTFQLTQERIDQPRKDLNLELKNKQLNIKEFITLDEGQTRIFKLNN, encoded by the coding sequence ATGTATAATTTTAGTTATAAAACACTCTCTTTAATACTGAAATGTATTTTATATTTAATTAGTTCTAATTATTTGTTCCTTGGTTGTTCTTCAAGTACCGAATATTCTATATCTGATCATTACGATGGTTCACGTTTTTTAAATCCATCTGACCGGACTGAGCATGGACTTTGGGATGTTGTTAAAATGCTTACCACGTCTTCATTTGAAGATTGGCCAGAATCTGTAAGCAATTCTCCATCTCCAAACATGAATCATGCTTTAAAAGTAAATGAAATCGCAATCACCTTTATCAATCACGCAACAGTTCTCATTCAAGTACAAGGCTATAATATTTTAACCGATCCCATTTGGTCAAAACGGGCAAGTCCATATAGCTGGATTGGACCAAAACGACATCGTGAGCCAGGGATAGCAATAGAGAGTTTACCAAAAATAGATTATGTTTTAATCAGTCACAATCATTATGATCATATGGATATTGAGACACTCAAGAAATTAAATGAAATATTTGCTCCTCATTTTGTAGTACCTCTTGGAAATAAAAAGTTCCTGCTTGACAACGATATTTTGAATGTGTCAGAGCTCGATTGGTGGGAAACAGACAAATTTAATCCAAATATTCAATTGAGTTTAGCTCCAGCGCATCATGCATCCGCTCGCGGTTTATTTGATAGAAATAAAACACTTTGGGGAAGTTTTTTAATTTCAATAAATAAACAGAAAATATATTTTGCAGGCGATACAGCTTATTCAAGCCATTTTGCAGCTATTCGTAAGCGCTTTGGCGCGCCAGATATAGCTCTGCTTCCGATCGGAGCTTATGAGCCGAGATGGTTCATGAAATTGGTCCATATGAATCCAACTGAAGCAGTCAAAGCACATCTTGATCTTGGAGCAAAACAAAGTATAGGGATTCATTTTGGAACTTTTCAGTTAACTCAAGAAAGAATTGATCAACCACGCAAAGATTTAAATTTAGAATTAAAAAATAAGCAATTAAATATAAAGGAATTTATCACACTGGATGAGGGGCAGACGCGGATTTTTAAATTGAATAATTAA